Proteins encoded together in one Urocitellus parryii isolate mUroPar1 chromosome 3, mUroPar1.hap1, whole genome shotgun sequence window:
- the Tmem213 gene encoding transmembrane protein 213 — protein sequence MAHGDASLRVAQHLTSAPRAALLLCLGFASFHSACWAEVSSSSNNSTLTTHHPDPGTLEQCPNVDFCPQAARCCHAGVDEYGWIAAAVGWSLWFLTLILLCVDKLMKLTPEEPKDSHA from the exons ATGGCCCACGGAGATGCCTCCCTCCGCGTCGCGCAGCACCTCACCTCTGCCCCGCGGGCCGCCCTGCTCCTCTGCCTGGGCTTTGCCTCCTTCCACTCGGCTTGCTGGGCAG aagtcagcagcagcagcaacaactcAACCTTGACCACCCACCACCCAGATCCAGGGACCCTGGAACAGTGCCCCA ATGTGGACTTCTGCCCCCAGGCGGCCCGGTGCTGCCATGCTGGAGTGGACGAGTACGGCTGGATCGCGGCTGCGGTGGGCTGGAGCCTCTGGTTTCTCACCCTCATCCTGCTCTGCGTGGACAAACTGATGAAGCTGACTCCAGAGGAGCCCAAGGACTCGCACGCATGA